The sequence GCCGCCAAAGGCCCGGTCCGAAAACGCATCCACCCAGTCGAAGTCGCAGCGCACCATGACCGCCCTCCCAGCTTTCAGAAAATCAAAAAGGCGGGCACATGCCCGCCTTTCGCATCATCAAAGCCCGCCGCCGGATGTCAATCCGCTGGCCTTGCACTTGTGCGTGCTCTGGACTTAATGCACCGCGACCGGTGTCATGTCGTTCTGGCGCGCCAGCACAAAGGCCAGCTGCCGGTCGGCCACCAGCGCCAGCTGGCCGCCCTCGGCGTCGTGCACCGCGTAAAGCTGCTCACGCCCGCCGGCGTTCGCCTGCACGTCCTTGGGGAGATCTGCCACCGCAACCGCCTTCACATAGACGGTCCGGTTGCCGGCCTCCTTGAAGTCAAACGGTGTATGCATTGCTCTTACCCCTTCTTGATGTTGATCGTCTGAACCACGGTTTCGGGCCGGGAACGGGTCAGGTCCACATGCAGCAGCCCGTTTTCCATCACCGCCTCGCCCACTTCGACGCCATCGGCCAGCACAAACATGCGCTGGAACTGGCGCGCCGCGATGCCGCGGTGCAGGAACACCCGCCCCTCGCTGTCGTCGTTCTGGCGGCCGCGGATCACCAGCTGGCGGTCCTCGACGGTGATCGCCAGGTCTTCCTCGGCGAAACCGGCAACGGCCAGGGTGATACGGTAGGAAAAATCAGAGGTCTGTTCGATATTATACGGCGGATAGCCTTCGTTGCCCGATTTGGCCGAGCGCTCCAGGAGGCGTTCCAGCTGCTCGAACCCCAGCATATGCGGGTAGGAGCCCAAGGTAAGTTTCGACACTTTAATCGTCCTTTTTGCCAAAGCGACGGATGCTTGCGGCCCCGCTCCCGGCAGCCGCCTGCACAGGAATATGGGAAGTTCCTGCTGGATTCACAAGAGCATGTGCTCATAGGTCTAGCGGAAAAGCAGTTAAGGAAGTATCTTCAGCCTTACTTCATTCATCAGCTTTACTGAGTCGCCCATGAATGCACCCACAGATGTGTCGATGAAGACGGATGAGGTCCTCAGGGTTGAGCTCGAGGTTTTCCGCAGGCAGCACCGCGATCTGGACGAAGCGATTACCGCGCTGGAAGAGCGTGGCACCGCCGACCAGCTGACCATCCGCCGCCTGAAGAAGCAAAAGCTCACCCTCAAGGACAAGATCGCCTTGATCGAAGACCGGCTGACCCCGGATATTATCGCCTGACGCCGCGCCGGCAGGACCGGCCGCGCACAGTGCCTGTTGCCCGGGGCCGAAACCGCCCGGGGTCCCGCTGCAGAAAGCCGCGTTTCTTCACACCTTAAGCGCTCCCGCCCCCTGGCAGTGCAGCCAAGCTGCCCAGCCAGGTGTTGGGCGCAGCAGCGCGCCTGGCGGCGCGCTGCGCTCCCGCCCGCCCGCCTGCCGGGGCGCCCGGCGGCGTGTTCAGCGGCGCGTTCAGCACACGCCGCATCCGCAGGCGGCGGCATCAGGCCTGCGCAAGCCGGGACCCGCGGCCCGGCTGACCCGCAGCAGGCAGCCGGCCGGGTCCGGAGTCTCCGCCTTAACGGATGGTCAAACAGGCAATTACCCGCTAGGAGCAGCCCGATTGTCTCCGGCGGCTTCATTGCGAAGCCTTCGGAAGCAAGCCTCTAAACAAGAAACGAGCGAGACAATGACCGCTGCGAGGGAACAGATCCCGGCGTCTGAGATGCAGGCTGCCGGTTACAAATTCACACTGAAACAGGCGCTGACCGGGGCGCAAATGCTCTTTGTCGCCTTTGGCGCGCTGGTGCTGGTGCCGCTGCTGACGGGCCTCGACCCCAGCGTGGCGCTGTTTACCGCGGGGCTTGGGACGCTGATCTTCCAGATCGTGACCCGCGGCCAGGTGCCGGTGTTCCTGGCGTCCTCCTTCGCCTTCATTGCCCCCATCATCTATGGCGTGCAGACCTGGGGCATGGCGGCCACCACCGGCGGGCTGGCTGCCGCGGGCCTGCTTTATGTCGCCCTCAGCTTTGCCATCCGCGCCTTCGGCTCCGGCTTCCTGCACCGGCTGCTGCCGCCGGTGGTGGTCGGCCCCGTCATCATGGTGATCGGCCTGTCGCTGGCGCCGGTCGCGGTCAACATGGCGACCGGCCTGGCAGGCGACACCCAGGTGATGCCGCGCAACACTGCGCTGCTGCTGGCTGCGGTTTCGCTCGGCACCACCATGCTGACGGCGATCCTGGGCCGCGGCATCATGCGCATCGTGCCGATCCTGGCGGGCGTCGCCGCCGGCTGCACTGCCGCGCTGATCCTGGGCGCCGTGACCGGGCAAAGCCTGATCAGCACCGCCGCCATCGCAGACGCCCCCTGGTTCAAGGTGCCGGGCTTTGTCGCGCCCGAATTCAACCTCGCCGCCATCCTGTTCATCCTGCCGGTCGCCATCGCCCCCGCGATTGAGCATTTCGGCGACATCCTGGCGATCTCCAACGTGACCAAGCGCGACTATATGGAAAAGCCCGGCATCCAGAACACAATGCTGGGCGACGGTCTTGCCACTGCCGCCGCGGGCCTCTTGGGCGGTCCGCCCAACACCACCTATTCCGAGGTCACCGGCGCCGTGACGCTCACCCGCGCCTTCAACCCGGCGATCATGACCTGGGCGGCAATCTTCGCCATCGCGCTGTCCTTTGCGGGCAAGCTCTCCGGCGCGCTGTCGGCAATCCCGATGCCGGTGATGGGCGGCATCATGATCCTTCTGTTCGGCATGGTCACCGTGGTCGGCCTGAGCGTGCTGGCCAAACTGGGCGAAGCGCTGACCGAGGCGCGCAACATGGTGATCATCTCCACCGTGCTGATCATCGGCCTGGGCGGCCTGACGCTGGAATTCGGCGAAGGCTTCACGCTGGCGGGCATCGGCCTCTCCGGCGTTGCGGGCCTGCTCTTGAACCTGATCCTGCCGAAACAGCGGGACTGATCCTGAACCGGGACGGAGCCGCCAAACCGGCGGCTCCCCTCACCGTTCCTCCGGCTCCAAATGCCGGATGCGCGCCACATGCGCGGCAATCTCTTCCCGGCTGAACTTCGAATGCACCCGGCGGGTTGAGGCCGGGTCCTTCTCCAGCCCCAGAGCCAATTCCGGCCGCCAGGCTTGTTTCGGCCGGATGGGGCGCGGTGCAAAGCCGCCGCCGCAGGTTGGGCAGACATTGTGCAGCACCTGCTCCACGCACGCCGCGCAATAGGTGCACTCCGTATGTGCAGATCCGGGCATCCGCAGCCTCCGGCGGCAGGTCCTTGTCGCACAATTCGCAATTGGGGCGCAGTTCCAGCATCAAACCCTCCCTGATCCAGCCGCAACCCTGCCCCGGTTCTCTGTGCCCCGCAAGCCCCGCCACTGGCGCCCGCGCTGCGCGCCCGCGCGGCGCCACGCCCAACCGCGGGGGCGGTGCAGCTCCGCTGCATCCCGCGCGGGCGGGAGCCCTCCCCTGCGGCATAGCGCCAGCCCCCGGAAAACAGGGTAAATCCTGCCCGTTTTCCCGCCCAACCCACATTGCGAAAACCGCCACTTTCCCTATAGTGCGCGCTCCACAAGCCGCGACAGGAGCCACCAGCCATGGGTGACATCAAAGTAGGCATCATCATGGGCAGCCAATCCGACTGGCCCACCATGAAGGAAGCCGCCAATATCCTCGATGAACTGGGCGTAGCCTATGAGGCCAAGATCGTCTCCGCCCACCGCACCCCGGACCGGCTGTGGAGCTATGGCAAGAGCGCGGCGGAGCGCGGCCTGCAGGTGATCATCGCAGGCGCCGGGGGTGCGGCCCACCTGCCCGGCATGGTCGCCTCCAAGACCCGCGTTCCTGTTGTGGGCGTGCCGGTCCAGACCCGCGCCCTGTCGGGTGTCGACTCGCTCTACTCCATCGTGCAGATGCCCAAGGGCTTCCCGGTTGCCACCATGGCGATCGGCGCCGCCGGCGCCGCCAACGCAGGCCTGATGGCCGCGGGTATCCTGGCGCTGCAGGACGCAGACCTGGCCCAGCGCCTGGACGACTGGCGCGATGCACTCTCCGCCTCCATCCCCGAGGAACCCTCCGATGACTGACGTGCTCGCCCCCGGCTCCACCATCGGCATCCTCGGCGGCGGCCAGCTGGGCCGGATGCTCTCGGTCGCGGCTTCCCGCCTCGGTTTCAAGACCCATATCTTTGAACCGGGCGCCAACCCGCCGGCAGGCCATGTCGCCGACAAGGTGACCACCGCGGGCTACGAGGACGCCGAGGCGCTCGCCGCCTTCGCGGCTTCCGTCGACGTGATCACCTATGAGTTCGAAAACATCCCGACCTCCGCGCTGGACCTCCTGGAATCGCAAAAGCCGATCCGCCCGGGCCGCGAGGCGCTGCGGATCAGCCAGGACCGGCTGACGGAAAAGAGCTTCCTGCAGGACCTCGGCCTGCAAACAGCACCCTTTGCCGACATCACTGATCAGGCCAGCCTGGACGCCGCGCTGTCCGAGATCGGCGCGCCCTCGATCCTGAAGACCCGCCGCTTCGGCTATGACGGCAAGGGCCAGGCCCGCATCAAGTCGGCTGACGACGCAGGCGAAGCGCTCGCTTCCATGGCAGGCGCGCCGTCGATCCTCGAAGGCTTTGTCAATTTCAGCCACGAGGTCTCGGTCATCGCCGCCCGCGGCGTGAGCGGCGAGATTGCCTGTTTCGACCCCGGCGAGAACGTCCACCGCGACGGCATCCTGCACACCACCACCGTGCCTGCAAAGCTGAGCACAGGCCAGCGCATGGACGCGGTGCTGATGGCGGGTAAGATCCTGAACGCGCTGGAATATGTCGGCGTCCTCGGCGTCGAACTCTTCGTCACGCCCCAGGGCCTGATCGTCAACGAGATCGCCCCGCGCGTCCACAATTCCGGCCATTGGACCCAGAACGGCTGCACTGTCGACCAGTTCGAACAGCACATCCGCGCGGTGGCCGGCTGGCCCCTGGGCGACGGCCAGCGCCACTCCGACGTGGTGATGGAAAACCTGATCGGCGATGACGTGGACCGCATCCCCGAACTGGCAAAAGAGGCCGGCTGCGCCCTCCACCTCTATGGCAAGGCGGAGGCCAAACCGGGCCGCAAGATGGGCCATGTGAACCGGGTGGTGAAGGCGGAAGGCTGATCCCCGTCCGGGCAGGTGGGGCTCTGCCCCCGGACCCATTCTCAACTTGGGGCTCTGCCCCAAACCCCGGGATATTTGCGGCCAGAAGAAGCAGGCGGATCCGTGAAAGCGGCCCCGCCGGTTTCACGCGCCGCAAAGAGGGCCATCCGGCCTGATGCGCGGCGCCGCTCCGCTAGGCCAGGAAGCGGCCCGCCACTTCCCCGGCCATATAGCTGACCCGCCCGCCGGAAATCGTCGCCGCGACCCGCTGAGTTGCCTTGTCCAGCACCAGGATATCGGCGCGCTTGCCTGCCGTCAGCGTTCCGCGGTCTGTGAGGCCCAGCATTTGCGCAGGCCCATCCGACACCAGCCGCCACGCGCCCGCCAGATCCAGCAGGCCGGAGCGCTCCAGCATCAGCGCTGCACGGCGCGGGCTGGGGTAGTGGTAGTCGGATGCCAGCGCATCGCACAGCCCCATAGCGATCAGCTCGACAGCGGAGGCATTGCCCTTGTGCGAGCCGCCCCGCACCACATTGGGGGAGCCGAGGATCACCGGATCGCCCGCCGTGCGCGCGGCCTCTGCCGCCTCCAGTGTTTCAGGGAACTCGGCAATCCGCGCGCCGCGTTCGCGCCAGACAGCGCGGTTCTCAGCAGTCTGGTCGTCATGGCTGCCCAGCCGCACATCCAACGCAACCAGTTCGCGGCACAGCGCATCCAGCCTGCCCGGCACCTCATCGCGGCGGGCGTGCATGTCCTTCAACATCTGCCAGTGAACCTCCGGGTTGCGCCCCGCCTTCAGCGCCTGCCCGGTCAGCCGCGGCGGCTTCTTGCCCGCCGCCAGCCGCTCATGCGGCAGGTGGTCGTTGAACACCACATACGGCACCTGCCAGCCCGCCACTTTCGCAGCCAGCCCGGCGTAATCCTCCAGCATGTGGATCTCAAACCGGAGCTGCGGCAGCAGATCGGTCACCACGGAGCCGCGCACCGCCTTGATCGCCTCAAACACCTGCGCCGCAAACTCAGGCCCGCGCAAGCCCCCTTCCCAGGAGTAGAACTGCGCCAGCACCGCGGTGGTGATCCCGTTGGCGGCCAGCTCCGCCTCTGCGGCAACCACGCCCTCGGCCATCTGCTTCATTGCGCCGCGGCGCGGTGCCAGGTGGCGCTCAAACCCGTCGCCATGCACGTCCACGATCCCCGGCAGCACCAGATAGCCGGAGAGGTCCACCGCCCGCCCCGCCGGCGCCGCGGCCACCCGCCCCTCTGCAATGGCGATCTCACCGCCGCGCTCCAGCCCGCCGGGGCGCAGCACGTCACCGCCCTGCAGAATCAATTCCAACGTCATTTCTCTGCCTCTTCACAGCCGCCGTTCAGCTGGCAGGCCTCGCCGATGATCTCTTCCACTGCCGCCATCCAGGTGAGAGACGGCTCAAACCGCCCTTCCTCCAGAAAGTGCAGCGCCTGCGCCATCACCTGCGGGTTGTTCATCATGTAGGTGTGGGTGACCGGCAGCGTCAGATGCGCGGCCATGCCGTCCACCTTCGTGCTGTCCACTGAAACCTTGCCGTCATCCGCGCCCGGGATCAGCGAGGAGAACAGCGGGTTCAGCGTCTCATTGCCCGCAATCACCCCCAGCTCAAAATCCACCGGCGGCAGGCGGTTCGGCAGGCTCTCTGCCCCGGTGCCCAGCTGCAGGCCGGCAGGCCCGTTCAGCAGGCCGAACACCTCCCAGTCGCCCAGCTCATCCACCAGCTCGCTGCCCTGGTTCGGCGGCCCCATCATCACCACCCGGCCCAGGTTCTGCGGGCGGTTGTCCTGCAGCCAGTACCGCAGCAGGATGCCGCCCATCGAGTGGCTGACCACATGGGTTGTCTCCCCGCCGCAGGCGGCAAAGGCCTCCGGCAAAGTCTCCTCCGCCAGCACCTGGATGGTCTCCTCGGTGGAGGCATATCCGGGCCGCACCACGCCGTATCCGCGCGACTGCAGCACTTCCTCCATCACCGCGAACGAGGTCTCGGTGCGTGCCAGCCCATGCAGCAGGATCACGCAATCCGCCGCCGCAGGCAGCGGCATCAGCGCCGCAGCGGCGGCCGCAAAATATTTCAGAACATCACCCATGCGCCCCAGATAAGCGCAAGCCGCGGCACAGGGAAGCCCCCTCGCCTATTTGGCCGCCTGCGCCTTGCGGCCGGGCGCCTGAAGCACCACCAGCGCAATGCCGCCCAGCACCGCCGCGCTGCCAAAGACCAGCCGCAGGGTGATCGTCTCGCCCAGCAGCACAGCCCCCGCCAGGATGGCAATCACCGGCACGCTCAGCTGCACCGTCGCCGCCACCGCGGGCAGGATCTGCGGCAGCAAGCGGTACCACAGCGCGTACCCCATGCCGGAGGTCACCGCCCCCGACAGCACCGCCAGCACCGCGCCATAAAGGCTGACCGTGCTGCCGCCCAGCCACAGGGCAACCGGTAGGAACATCGCCGTCGACCACAGGAAATTCACCGCCGTCGCCGCCAGCGGCTGCGCCGCGCCGCGCCCCAGTATGCTGTAGATGCCCCAGCCCAGCCCCGCCGCCGCCATCAGCAGCGACGCGCCCAGGGGCGCCGTGCCGGAGCCGTCGGGCCAGACCACATAGGCCAGCCCCAGAAAGGCCAGCACCGCCCCCGCCATCTGGCCGCCGCTGGCCGGAGCGCCGCGCACCGCACCCCACAGGAACATCGACACTTGCACAACGCCGAACAGCACCAGCGCGCCAAGCCCCGCGTCAAGCTGCTGATAGGCCAGCGAAAACCCCGCGATATAAAGCGTCAGCGCCGCCCCGCCCCCCAGGCTCATCCGCAGGCCCTGGCGCACCGCCAGACCCTGCGCCTGACACAGAAGCACAAGCATCGCCGCGCCGGAGGCCAGCCGCAGCAGGCCAAAGCTGCCCGCATCCATATGCCCGCCCCCGATCGCCAGGCGGCTGAGGATGGAGTTCGCGGCAAAGGCGATCATGGTGAGCGAGACAAGAAGAAACAGGCGCATGGCAAAGGGCTAGCCTGCCCGGCGGCGCAGGGCCAGTGGAATCTCAGCGGCCCGGCTTCAAGCCCCCCCACCCTTTCACCTTTGCGCAAATACTCCCGCCGGAGGCAGGCCCGCGCCGCGGGCCATCCCCCGTCAAAATGAAAAGGGGCCGCCTTGATAGGCAGCCCCGAATCTTGCAGTCATCAGCGGCGGGCTTCCGGCAGATTGGCCTGTACGGCCAATCGCCTTTCGCCCATCCCAAATCCCAAGGGATTTGTGATTACATCATGCCGCCCATGCCGCCCATGCCGCCCATGTCGGGCATGCCGCCGGCTGCGCCTGCGCCTTCTTTGGCGGGCTTGTCGGCCACCATCGCTTCGGTGGTGATCAGCAGACCAGCAACCGAGGATGCGTCTTCCAGCGCGGTGCGGGTCACCTTGGCCGGGTCGATCACGCCGAAGGAGAACATGTCGCCATATTCACCGGTCTGCGCGTTGTAGCCAAAGGCGCTGTCCGCGGATTCGCGGATCTTGCCGGCCACCACGGCGCCGTCGACGCCTGCGTTCTCGGCGATCTGGCGCAGCGGCGCTTCGATGGCCTTGCGGACGATGTTGATGCCTGCGTTCTGGTCAGCATTGGCGCCTTCCAGGCCTTCCAGGCCTTTGCCGGCCTGCACCAGGGCAACACCGCCGCCGACGATCACGCCTTCCTGCACGGCTGCGCGGGTCGCGTTCAGAGCATCGTCCACACGGTCCTTGCGCTCTTTCACTTCGACTTCGGTCATGCCGCCGACACGGATCACGGCCACACCGCCTGCCAGTTTGGCAACGCGTTCCTGCAGCTTCTCGCGGTCGTAGTCAGAGGTGGTTTCCTCGATCTGGGTGCGGATCTGGGCAACGCGTGCTTCGATCTCAGCCTTCTCGCCAGCGCCGTCGACGATGGTGGTTTCGTCTTTGGTGATGGTGACTTTCTTGGCGGTGCCCAGCATGTCCATGGTGACGGACTCGAGCTTCATGCCCAGATCTTCGGAGATCACCTGGCCGCCGGTCAGGATCGCGATGTCCTGCAGCATGGCCTTGCGGCGGTCGCCGAAGCCCGGTGCCTTGACGGCTGCGATTTTCAGGCCGCCGCGCAGCTTGTTGACAACCAGGGTTGCCAGCGCTTCGCCTTCGACGTCCTCAGCGATGATCAGCAGCGGCTTCTGCGACTGGATGACCTGCTCCAGCAGCGGAACCATCGGCTGCAGCGAAGACAGTTTCTTCTCGTGCAGCAGGATCATGCAGTCTTCCAGATCCGCGACCATCTTGTCGGCGTTGGTGACGAAGTAGGGCGACAGGTAGCCGCGGTCGAACTGCATGCCCTCGACCACGTCGGTCTCGGTTTCCATGCCTTTGTTCTCTTCGACAGTGATGACGCCTTCGTTGCCGACTTTCTGCATCGCGTCAGCGATCTGGCGGCCGATTTCAGCTTCGCCGTTGGCGGAGATGGTGCCAACCTGCGCAACCTCGTCGGAGTCTTTCACTTCGCGGGCCATGTCTTTGATGCCCTGAACAACCTTGGAGGTCGCCAGGTCGATGCCGCGCTTCAGGTCCATCGGGTTCAGGCCGGCAGCAACCTGCTTCAGGCCTTCTTTAACGATGGCCTGGGCCAGAACGGTTGCGGTGGTGGTGCCGTCGCCGGCTTCGTCGTTGGTGCGGGAAGCAACTTCCTTCACCATCTGGGCGCCCATGTTCTCGAACTTGTCTTCCAGTTCGATTTCCTTGGCAACCGACACACCGTCCTTGGTGATGCGCGGCGCGCCGAAGGATTTGTCCAGAACCACGTTGCGGCCTTTGGGGCCCAGGGTCACTTTCACGGCGTCGGCCAGAATGTTGACGCCCTTCAGCATGCGGTTGCGGGCATCGGTGTCGAATTTGACGTCCTTAGCAGCCATTTTTCACTCTCCTAGAGTAATCTGTAATTGTCAGCGAGGGATGGGATCAGAGAAGCCGGACGGCTTACTCGATGATGCCCATGATGTCGCTTTCCTTCATCATCAGCAGCTCTTCGCCGTCGACGGAGACCTCGGTGCCCGACCACTTGCCGAACAGGATCTTGTCGCCAGCCGAAACGGCCATCGCGATCAGCTCGCCGCTGTCCTTGCGTGCGCCTTCGCCAGTTGCGACGACGACGCCTTCGCTCGGCTTTTCTTTTGCGGAATCGGGGATGATCAGGCCGCCCGCGGTTTTTTCTTCGCTTTCGGTGCGGCGCACCAGCACGCGGTCATGAAGCGGTTTCAATGCCATCTTTGCAGCTCCTTAAAAAGGCTCAAAGGTTGTTATCTGTTGGACCTCCGCCTCCCCGGCGGGGCCGTTATCACTCACACGGGGCGAGTGCTAACGAGGGGAAGCTAGGCATCGCACCGGACTGAGTCAACAGCTTTGCACAAGAAAATTCAAAGCCCGCTGGCCGCGGCAGGGAACCGGCCCTTAAGGTGCCTGCAAGATGCTGATTTTGAACACTTAACCAGCCTCCCGGCGCAGTCCGCAACCGGCAGGGGCTACGCCTCCCAGCTCTCTGCCCAATGCACCAGGCCGTCGCGGCCCGCGCCGGTCAGCTGGTAGACACCGGTCGCCACCCGCTCGAACCAGCCATAGTGATTGCTGGCCATCAGCCGGGTGGCGCGCGCCACGCCGGTGGCCTTGGCCACCTCCGCCCCCTTGCTGGGGCCTGCCTCGGCCAGATGCGCCGCACAGGCCAGCGCGTCCTGGCGGTAGGCGGTGACAATGCCGTGCCGGGTGGCGCCGCCTGCATTCGGGTCGCCGCGCAACGCCTGAAACTCGCGCAAGAGCCGCGCCTGCTTCTTCTTCGACTTGCGCGGGGCATAGGGGCCGGGATCGCACTGCACCTCTGTGCGGCCGTCCTCCAGCACCGTGATCAGCCCCAGCCCCAGCCGCCGGCACATCGCCAGATTGTCTTTCAGCATCCGCCGCGCCTGCCGCCCCTTGGGCCGCGGCACCGCGATATAAACGTGATCCGTGACTGCCAGCCGGGCCACCGCCTGGTGGAACAGCGACAGCGAAAACTTCAGCTTCAGCTCGACGATCACCGGCGGCTCGGCACCGCGGACAGCCACCACATCGGCAGCCCCCACCTCGCCCTTCACGGCATAGCCCTGCCCCTCCAGCAGCGCCTTGACCGGCGGGTACAGCTGATCTTCGCGTTCCATGCCGCCATGACTGGCATCAAGCGCCGCCGAAGGCAATCCGCCGCGCGGTTTTACGGTCCGGACGGCAGGTTTTGCATTGCCGCCCCCCCTGCCCCGCCCTAGGGTCATACACTCAGTCCACAGTACCGGACCTCCGGGGAAAGGGCGCTTGATGAAACGGATTGCACTTGCCTTGGCCCTGGTCCTGCAGGCCTCTGCCGGACTGGCCGCCTGCCGCGGCATCGACTACCGCGACCACCTGCCGCCCGCCACCGAAGCGCGGCTGGAGCGCGAGATGGCCGCCACCCCGTTTTCCCGCGGCAATCATTGGGTTGCGACCAAGGGCAGCCGCACCATCCATGTGATCGGCACCATGCACGGCGGCGATTCCCGCATGGCCCGGGTGATGCGCAACCTGCGCCCGGCGCTAGCCTCGGCCCAGGCGATCTATCTGGAGACTTTGCAGCCCGGAATGGAGACGCCGGACACCATGCCCGCGTCCCTCGCCAGCAGTTTCCTGCTGCCGCAAGGGCAGGAGCTGCGGCACCTGCTGGGCAAGGAGGCCTGGCAGCATTTCGAGCTGACCGCGCGGGTCTCCGGCGCCAATCTGGACACCATGAACCGGATGCAGCCCTGGGCGGTGTCGATGTTTCTGGTGCAAAGCGGCTGCCGCCCCTATGGCTTTGGCCTGAAACGCGGGCTGGACGACCGGATCGCCGGTTTCGCCAGCCGCAAGCGGATTCCGGTGGGCGCGCTGGAAACCCCGGCGCAGGCGCTGACGGCGATTGCCAGCCTGCCCCTGCGCGACCAGGCCCGGATGCTGGAGCTGGAACTGGAGCTGGTGCGCTCCTCCAAGCCCGAGGATGCCACCCCGGTCGAAGCTTATTTCGACCAAAGCGTCTGGTCCGCCTTCGTGCTCGCGCCGTGGATCAGCGCCCAGTACAGCAGCTTTTCCGGCGCCGAGACCGCGCGGCTGTGGCGCCAGTACAATGACCGCCTGCTGGACCAGCGCAACAAACGCTGGATGAAGGTGATCCTGGCCGCCCGGCAGCAGCGGATCGTGGTTGCCGTCGGCGCGGCGCATCTGCCCGGCAGGAACGGCGTCTTGAACCTGCTGCACCGCCAGGGGTTCAGCCTCACCCGCGCGGCGTGGTAGACCCGGCGTATCGCGCTTTCCTTCTCCCGGTTCAGGACCTGTCTGTCATGCGGCTTTTCTTCACCATCGTCTTTCTGCTGCTGCCCGCCGCGCTGTGGGCGGGCTGCACCGGCACCGACCTGCGCACCACTCTTCCGGCCGACGATACGGCCCGCCTCCAGGCGCGGGCCGCAGCCGCGCCCTTTGCCGAAGGCAATCACTGGATCGCCCGCCGCGGCACCCGCACCGTGCATGTGATCGGCACCATGCATATCAATGACCCGCGGATGGACCCGGTCACCGCCCGGCTGGCCCCGATCGTCCGCGAGGCCGGTCTGCTGCTGATGGAGGCCAGCCCCGCCGACAAGGCCGCGTTCGAACAGAAGCTGGGCCGCACCCCGTCGCTGATGCTGATCACCGAAGGGCCGACGCTGATCGACCGCCTGCCGCCGGAGGAGTGGGACAGCCTGGCCGCCAAGGCCCGCGCGCACGGGGTCGCCCCCTGGATGGCCGCCAAAATGCGGCCCTGGTTCCTGGCCCTGTCGATGGCGGTGCCGCCCTGCGTGCTGCGGCAGCCGGACTTCAAGAACGGCCTCGACCTGCGCTTGGCTGCCGCGGCGGAACAGGCCGGCGTGCCCATCCGCTCGCTCGAAGACCCGATGGCCGTGATCCGGATGCTGGACGGCGACCCGCTGGAAGAGCAGGTCCGCCAGCTGCGCGCCTTTACCGCCCTGCTGGGCGGCGGCCAGGACGATTTCTTCACCATGGCAGAGGCGTATTTCGACCAGCAGGTGCTGCACGCCCTGCACCTGAGCGAGCAGGAGTTTCTGCACAGCGATGCCCTGACCCGGGAAGAGCGCGAAGAGCTGTGGAGCGACGCGATGCAAGAGCTGCTGGACCAGCGCAATCAGTCCTGGATCCCGGTGATCGAGGCGGCAGAAGCAGACACCATCGTGGTGGCCGCAGGCGCGCTGCACCTGCCGGGCGGGAACGGCGTGCTGAACCTGCTGCAGCAGCAGGGCTACAGCCTGGAGCGCGCCCCGTTCTGAACACAACGCCGCATTGCAGCAGCTGCGGGGTGACAAGCCTGTCCGCCGCCCCTATAAGGCGCGCAAATCTCCCCTTTTTGGACTCATGAGTGAACAGGACAGTCACATGACCATTCAAGTTTTCGGCCATAAATCCCCCGACACCGATTCCACCGGCTCCCCCATTGTCTGGGCCTGGTACCTGAACGAGGTGAAGGGCGTCGCCGCCGAGCCCAAGCTGCTGGGCGAGCCGAACACCGAAGCGGCCTTTATGCTGCAGCGCTGGGGCCTGGAGAAGCCTGCGATCA is a genomic window of Leisingera caerulea DSM 24564 containing:
- a CDS encoding DUF1150 family protein; the encoded protein is MHTPFDFKEAGNRTVYVKAVAVADLPKDVQANAGGREQLYAVHDAEGGQLALVADRQLAFVLARQNDMTPVAVH
- a CDS encoding Hsp20 family protein, translating into MSKLTLGSYPHMLGFEQLERLLERSAKSGNEGYPPYNIEQTSDFSYRITLAVAGFAEEDLAITVEDRQLVIRGRQNDDSEGRVFLHRGIAARQFQRMFVLADGVEVGEAVMENGLLHVDLTRSRPETVVQTINIKKG
- a CDS encoding YdcH family protein — its product is MNAPTDVSMKTDEVLRVELEVFRRQHRDLDEAITALEERGTADQLTIRRLKKQKLTLKDKIALIEDRLTPDIIA
- a CDS encoding uracil-xanthine permease family protein — translated: MTAAREQIPASEMQAAGYKFTLKQALTGAQMLFVAFGALVLVPLLTGLDPSVALFTAGLGTLIFQIVTRGQVPVFLASSFAFIAPIIYGVQTWGMAATTGGLAAAGLLYVALSFAIRAFGSGFLHRLLPPVVVGPVIMVIGLSLAPVAVNMATGLAGDTQVMPRNTALLLAAVSLGTTMLTAILGRGIMRIVPILAGVAAGCTAALILGAVTGQSLISTAAIADAPWFKVPGFVAPEFNLAAILFILPVAIAPAIEHFGDILAISNVTKRDYMEKPGIQNTMLGDGLATAAAGLLGGPPNTTYSEVTGAVTLTRAFNPAIMTWAAIFAIALSFAGKLSGALSAIPMPVMGGIMILLFGMVTVVGLSVLAKLGEALTEARNMVIISTVLIIGLGGLTLEFGEGFTLAGIGLSGVAGLLLNLILPKQRD
- a CDS encoding DUF1272 domain-containing protein — encoded protein: MPGSAHTECTYCAACVEQVLHNVCPTCGGGFAPRPIRPKQAWRPELALGLEKDPASTRRVHSKFSREEIAAHVARIRHLEPEER
- the purE gene encoding 5-(carboxyamino)imidazole ribonucleotide mutase, whose protein sequence is MGDIKVGIIMGSQSDWPTMKEAANILDELGVAYEAKIVSAHRTPDRLWSYGKSAAERGLQVIIAGAGGAAHLPGMVASKTRVPVVGVPVQTRALSGVDSLYSIVQMPKGFPVATMAIGAAGAANAGLMAAGILALQDADLAQRLDDWRDALSASIPEEPSDD
- a CDS encoding 5-(carboxyamino)imidazole ribonucleotide synthase, which encodes MTDVLAPGSTIGILGGGQLGRMLSVAASRLGFKTHIFEPGANPPAGHVADKVTTAGYEDAEALAAFAASVDVITYEFENIPTSALDLLESQKPIRPGREALRISQDRLTEKSFLQDLGLQTAPFADITDQASLDAALSEIGAPSILKTRRFGYDGKGQARIKSADDAGEALASMAGAPSILEGFVNFSHEVSVIAARGVSGEIACFDPGENVHRDGILHTTTVPAKLSTGQRMDAVLMAGKILNALEYVGVLGVELFVTPQGLIVNEIAPRVHNSGHWTQNGCTVDQFEQHIRAVAGWPLGDGQRHSDVVMENLIGDDVDRIPELAKEAGCALHLYGKAEAKPGRKMGHVNRVVKAEG
- a CDS encoding alpha-D-ribose 1-methylphosphonate 5-triphosphate diphosphatase, with amino-acid sequence MTLELILQGGDVLRPGGLERGGEIAIAEGRVAAAPAGRAVDLSGYLVLPGIVDVHGDGFERHLAPRRGAMKQMAEGVVAAEAELAANGITTAVLAQFYSWEGGLRGPEFAAQVFEAIKAVRGSVVTDLLPQLRFEIHMLEDYAGLAAKVAGWQVPYVVFNDHLPHERLAAGKKPPRLTGQALKAGRNPEVHWQMLKDMHARRDEVPGRLDALCRELVALDVRLGSHDDQTAENRAVWRERGARIAEFPETLEAAEAARTAGDPVILGSPNVVRGGSHKGNASAVELIAMGLCDALASDYHYPSPRRAALMLERSGLLDLAGAWRLVSDGPAQMLGLTDRGTLTAGKRADILVLDKATQRVAATISGGRVSYMAGEVAGRFLA